In Hippocampus zosterae strain Florida chromosome 3, ASM2543408v3, whole genome shotgun sequence, a genomic segment contains:
- the LOC127598035 gene encoding pleckstrin homology domain-containing family A member 5-like isoform X4 has product MAADLQPEWISGLPSSWSYGLTRDGRVFFVNEEAKSTTWLHPLSGEAVITGHRKTPDLPIGWEEGYTFEGARCFINHNERKVTCKHPVSGSPSQDNCIFVINEHVYCGKMFHPARSRSAGKVPVNEKKEQPRSTMSEASNNTGGTDCAGNQSGAAARASRLPKKLHNFGKRSNSIRRNPSAPVIKRDWLYKQDSTGMKLWKKRWFVLSDLCLFYYRDEKEEGILGSILLPSFHISMLSVDDHITRKYAFKATHPNMRTYYFCTDTAKDMESWMKVMTDAALVHSDPVKRLDKLKVEQCGPYEVNHVANHKPPLTQPEIENNERNREADREHMPEEDRKKRDAERYGFQKDGADPNHPLTKINSIKMQPAQAPAITVKLAMPRSSTEIDGSHQSPQVNGAGEPRPADYTGVPPQRSPNYERERTLSRTSSMQQLEQWVRTQRGRAPDDDTRSIASYQTLPRKMPNHRMPHVPHYGDGYRSMPRNSMAQRDSICSMSPSLYDQTLGPAMADQCRSVRSDTMWQLYEWQQRQAYARPPGMYGHMASPKTMINLSEHAASTYSIPPSPSHGSLSMYGGYPQPRSYNMSSARSEIASPIYQREMSLDRRHRHQIPKYAHPPDRRSMPAGIPVQTITAQSLQGKSPEELTLLLIKLRRQQAELNSVREHTLAQLTQLNMDGDNPKNDALSHHLQRTLMYLDNQLNPEDPKEHTYLPEEGDIDTKLSRLCEQDKVVRTHEDNLQQLYREKHTLETALLSASQEIELGSDDPAAMQSVIQQRDLLQSGLLSTCRELTRVTTELERSWREYDHLEGAVILAKSNLLEQLEALGSPQTEPPSQQHVHIQKELWRIQDVMEVLNKHKEQRNTDGSMTLYGPNLGMQKTEEDSVPPRPPLPQSYEPNPPAIPPHAGVRSASLHRPEDRKTNQKNGTHSGPDYRLYKSEPELTTVAEVDESNGEDRTEHPPAHIPNKGLSYPVGIVPPRTKSPVPESSSIASYVTLRKSKKPDSRMERPHSAMEHQLESGRPRMSVEEQLERIRRHQQGALKEKKKGVRIRGSSEENVLSRSNSFTKDSHSRNVQSQMRRREDVMSTDILELEASLRQQEVVREQETPAEEIARLKDASNSDRFNVVRELSVPDKVIIPERYVESDPEEALSPEQEADKQRKVDRIKALIAKNSMQNTMPAVALSPVEIEEEITIQEKEKMINISYELAAEASKRSKLVAVKSPSPSSPTLPPSPNTPPQLADGSHFMCV; this is encoded by the exons ATCTGCCGGCAAAGTTCCAGTGAATGAAAAGAAGGAACAGCCAAGAAGCACCATGAGCGAGGCCTCCAACAACACGGGTGGCACGGACTGTGCCGGAAACCAATCCGGCGCAGCAGCAAGG GCATCAAGACTGCCTAAAAAACTTCATAATTTTGGAAAGAGATCAAATTCTATCAGGAGGAATCCCAGCGCTCCCGTTATAAAGAGGGACTGGCTTTATAAGCAg GACAGCACCGGGATGAAGCTGTGGAAAAAGCGATGGTTTGTGCTGTCAGACTTGTGTCTCTTCTATTACAGAG aTGAAAAAGAGGAAGGGATACTTGGCAGCATCCTGCTTCCAAGCTTTCATATATCCATGCTGTCTGTTGATGATCACATCACCAGAAAGTACGCCTTCAAG GCAACACATCCCAACATGCGAACATACTACTTTTGCACGGACACAGCCAAAGACATGGAGTCCTGGATGAAAGTGATGACGGATGCCGCACTTGTGCATTCCGACCCTGTCAAAAG GTTGGACAAACTAAAAGTGGAACAGTGTGGCCCTTATGAGGTTAATCACGTGGCCAATCACAAGCCACCGTTAACACAGCCCGAAATTGAGAACAATGAGCGCAACCGCGAGGCGGACCGCGAGCATATGCCGGAAGAGGACAGGAAAAAGCGAGATGCCGAGCGCTATGGCTTCCAGAAAGATGGCGCCGACCCCAATCACCCCCTCACCAAGATCAACAGTATCAAAATGCAGCCAGCCCAAGCACCAGCGATCACGGTCAAGCTCGCAATGCCACGCAGCTCGACAGAGATTGATGGCTCACACCAGAGCCCCCAAGTCAACGGAGCTGGTGAACCCAGGCCAGCTGACTACACTGGAGTTCCTCCTCAACGAAGTCCAAACTACGAGCGGGAACGGACTTTGAGTAGGACAAGCTCGATGCAGCAACTGGAGCAGTGGGTTCGCACGCAAAGAGGACGCGCCCCAGATGATGACACCAGGAG CATCGCATCGTACCAGACACTCCCTAGAAAAATGCCAAATCATCGGATGCCCCATGTGCCTCATTATGGCGACGGTTACCGCAGCATGCCCAGAAATAGCATGGCACAGCGGGACAGCATCTGCAGCATGTCGCCGTCGTTGTACGACCAAACCTTGGGGCCAGCGATGGCTGACCAGTGCCGCTCCGTGCGCTCGGACACCATGTGGCAGCTATACGAGTGGCAGCAAAGACAGGCCTACGCCAGACCGCCGGGGATGTACGGCCACATGGCCAGCCCCAAAACCATGATCAACCTTTCAGAGCATGCTGCGTCGACCTACTCCATCCCACCTTCGCCTTCCCACGGTTCATTGTCAATGTATGGCGGTTACCCTCAACCACGATCATACAACATGAGCAGTGCCCGGTCTGAGATCGCTTCCCCCATCTACCAAAGGGAGATGAGTCTGGACAGGCGGCACAGGCACCAAATCCCGAAG TATGCCCATCCACCTGATAGGAGGTCAATGCCTGCAGGAATTCCAGTCCAGACGATCACTGCTCAGTCTCTCCAAGGCAAAAGT CCTGAGGAACTGACTTTGCTTCTGATAAAGCTGCGTCGGCAGCAGGCAGAGCTAAACAGTGTCCGGGAGCACACTCTCGCACAGCTTACGCAACTTAACATGGATGGCGACAACCCAAAg AATGATGCTCTGTCCCATCATCTCCAAAGGACTCTAATGTATTTGGACAATCAG CTAAATCCAGAAGACCCTAAAGAACACACCTACCTGCCAGAAGAGGGGGACATTGAT ACCAAACTTAGCCGATTGTGTGAACAGGATAAAGTGGTGAGGACACACGAGGACAACCTGCAGCAGCTGTATAGAGAAAAG CATACTTTGGAGACAGCGCTGCTGTCGGCCAGCCAGGAGATAGAATTGGGCTCAGACGACCCGGCTGCCATGCAGAGTGTCATCCAACAGAGAGACTTACTGCAGAGCGGCTTGCTCAGCACCTGCAGAGAGCTCACCCGCGTCACAACT GAGTTGGAGCGGTCATGGCGCGAGTATGACCACTTAGAAGGAGCTGTCATTCTTGCAAAAAGCAACCTGCTGGAGCAGCTCGAAGCACTGGGAAGCCCACAG ACTGAACCTCCCAGCCAGCAGCACGTGCACATCCAGAAAGAGCTGTGGCGGATCCAAGATGTAATGGAGGTCCTCAATAAACATAAAGAGCAGAGGAACACTGATGGCTCCATGACCTTGTATGGGCCCAACCTCGGCATGCAGAAAACAGAG GAGGACTCTGTACCCCCACGGCCACCTTTGCCCCAGTCATATGAGCCCAACCCCCCCGCAATTCCCCCTCATGCCGGAGTTCGCTCAGCATCCCTCCACAGGCCGGAAGACAGGAAGACCAATCAGAAGAATGGCACACACAGC GGGCCAGACTACCGACTGTACAAGAGTGAACCAGAGCTCACCACGGTAGCTGAAGTGGATGAGAGCAATGGAGAGGACAGGACTGAACACCCACCTGCCCATATCCCAAACAAAG GGCTGTCCTACCCAGTAGGCATTGTTCCACCTAGAACCAAATCCCCAGTGCCTGAATCATCCTCCATCGCCTCATATGTTACTCTAAGGAAGAGTAAGAAGCCTGACTCCAGAATG GAGCGTCCTCACAGCGCTATGGAGCATCAGCTGGAGAGCGGCCGGCCCAGGATGAGCGTGGAGGAGCAGCTGGAGAGGATTCGCCGCCACCAGCAGGGTGCCctcaaggagaagaaaaagggcGTTCGCATTCGCGGTAGCAGCGAGGAGAACGTGCTGTCCCGCAGCAATTCGTTTACTAAGGACAGCCATTCACGCAATGTGCAG TCTCAAATGAGGCGTAGAGAAGATGTGATGAGCACTGACATCCTGGAGCTCGAGGCCTCACTCAGGCAGCAAGAGGTGGTGAGGGAGCAGGAGACGCCCGCCGAGGAAATCGCACGTCTCAAAGATGCCTCAAATTCAGACCGCTTTAATGTGGTTCGGGAA TTGTCTGTGCCTGACAAAGTGATTATCCCTGAACGGTATGTGGAGTCGGACCCGGAGGAGGCGCTTAGCCCGGAGCAGGAGGCTGACAAGCAGAGGAAAGTTGACCGCATCAAAGCTCTCATAGCCAAAAACAG CATGCAGAACACGATGCCTGCCGTAGCGTTAAGCCCAGTGGAGATTGAGGAGGAGATTACCATCCAAGAGAAAGAGAAGATGATCAATATCTCTTACGAGCTTGCAGCAGAGGCCTCCAAACGTAGCAAGCTGGTGGCAG TGAAAAGCCCGTCACCATCTTCCCCAACCCTCCCGCCATCTCCTAACACCCCGCCTCAGCTCGCTGACGGTTCTCACTTCATGTGTGTGTAG
- the LOC127598035 gene encoding pleckstrin homology domain-containing family A member 5-like isoform X1, with protein sequence MAADLQPEWISGLPSSWSYGLTRDGRVFFVNEEAKSTTWLHPLSGEAVITGHRKTPDLPIGWEEGYTFEGARCFINHNERKVTCKHPVSGSPSQDNCIFVINEHVYCGKMFHPARSRSAGKVPVNEKKEQPRSTMSEASNNTGGTDCAGNQSGAAARASRLPKKLHNFGKRSNSIRRNPSAPVIKRDWLYKQDSTGMKLWKKRWFVLSDLCLFYYRDEKEEGILGSILLPSFHISMLSVDDHITRKYAFKATHPNMRTYYFCTDTAKDMESWMKVMTDAALVHSDPVKRLDKLKVEQCGPYEVNHVANHKPPLTQPEIENNERNREADREHMPEEDRKKRDAERYGFQKDGADPNHPLTKINSIKMQPAQAPAITVKLAMPRSSTEIDGSHQSPQVNGAGEPRPADYTGVPPQRSPNYERERTLSRTSSMQQLEQWVRTQRGRAPDDDTRSIASYQTLPRKMPNHRMPHVPHYGDGYRSMPRNSMAQRDSICSMSPSLYDQTLGPAMADQCRSVRSDTMWQLYEWQQRQAYARPPGMYGHMASPKTMINLSEHAASTYSIPPSPSHGSLSMYGGYPQPRSYNMSSARSEIASPIYQREMSLDRRHRHQIPKYAHPPDRRSMPAGIPVQTITAQSLQGKSPEELTLLLIKLRRQQAELNSVREHTLAQLTQLNMDGDNPKNDALSHHLQRTLMYLDNQMKKNDPLIVMTHTLIENSAPRPQLYQQLNPEDPKEHTYLPEEGDIDTKLSRLCEQDKVVRTHEDNLQQLYREKHTLETALLSASQEIELGSDDPAAMQSVIQQRDLLQSGLLSTCRELTRVTTELERSWREYDHLEGAVILAKSNLLEQLEALGSPQTEPPSQQHVHIQKELWRIQDVMEVLNKHKEQRNTDGSMTLYGPNLGMQKTEEDSVPPRPPLPQSYEPNPPAIPPHAGVRSASLHRPEDRKTNQKNGTHSGPDYRLYKSEPELTTVAEVDESNGEDRTEHPPAHIPNKGLSYPVGIVPPRTKSPVPESSSIASYVTLRKSKKPDSRMERPHSAMEHQLESGRPRMSVEEQLERIRRHQQGALKEKKKGVRIRGSSEENVLSRSNSFTKDSHSRNVQSQMRRREDVMSTDILELEASLRQQEVVREQETPAEEIARLKDASNSDRFNVVRELSVPDKVIIPERYVESDPEEALSPEQEADKQRKVDRIKALIAKNSMQNTMPAVALSPVEIEEEITIQEKEKMINISYELAAEASKRSKLVAVKSPSPSSPTLPPSPNTPPQLADGSHFMCV encoded by the exons ATCTGCCGGCAAAGTTCCAGTGAATGAAAAGAAGGAACAGCCAAGAAGCACCATGAGCGAGGCCTCCAACAACACGGGTGGCACGGACTGTGCCGGAAACCAATCCGGCGCAGCAGCAAGG GCATCAAGACTGCCTAAAAAACTTCATAATTTTGGAAAGAGATCAAATTCTATCAGGAGGAATCCCAGCGCTCCCGTTATAAAGAGGGACTGGCTTTATAAGCAg GACAGCACCGGGATGAAGCTGTGGAAAAAGCGATGGTTTGTGCTGTCAGACTTGTGTCTCTTCTATTACAGAG aTGAAAAAGAGGAAGGGATACTTGGCAGCATCCTGCTTCCAAGCTTTCATATATCCATGCTGTCTGTTGATGATCACATCACCAGAAAGTACGCCTTCAAG GCAACACATCCCAACATGCGAACATACTACTTTTGCACGGACACAGCCAAAGACATGGAGTCCTGGATGAAAGTGATGACGGATGCCGCACTTGTGCATTCCGACCCTGTCAAAAG GTTGGACAAACTAAAAGTGGAACAGTGTGGCCCTTATGAGGTTAATCACGTGGCCAATCACAAGCCACCGTTAACACAGCCCGAAATTGAGAACAATGAGCGCAACCGCGAGGCGGACCGCGAGCATATGCCGGAAGAGGACAGGAAAAAGCGAGATGCCGAGCGCTATGGCTTCCAGAAAGATGGCGCCGACCCCAATCACCCCCTCACCAAGATCAACAGTATCAAAATGCAGCCAGCCCAAGCACCAGCGATCACGGTCAAGCTCGCAATGCCACGCAGCTCGACAGAGATTGATGGCTCACACCAGAGCCCCCAAGTCAACGGAGCTGGTGAACCCAGGCCAGCTGACTACACTGGAGTTCCTCCTCAACGAAGTCCAAACTACGAGCGGGAACGGACTTTGAGTAGGACAAGCTCGATGCAGCAACTGGAGCAGTGGGTTCGCACGCAAAGAGGACGCGCCCCAGATGATGACACCAGGAG CATCGCATCGTACCAGACACTCCCTAGAAAAATGCCAAATCATCGGATGCCCCATGTGCCTCATTATGGCGACGGTTACCGCAGCATGCCCAGAAATAGCATGGCACAGCGGGACAGCATCTGCAGCATGTCGCCGTCGTTGTACGACCAAACCTTGGGGCCAGCGATGGCTGACCAGTGCCGCTCCGTGCGCTCGGACACCATGTGGCAGCTATACGAGTGGCAGCAAAGACAGGCCTACGCCAGACCGCCGGGGATGTACGGCCACATGGCCAGCCCCAAAACCATGATCAACCTTTCAGAGCATGCTGCGTCGACCTACTCCATCCCACCTTCGCCTTCCCACGGTTCATTGTCAATGTATGGCGGTTACCCTCAACCACGATCATACAACATGAGCAGTGCCCGGTCTGAGATCGCTTCCCCCATCTACCAAAGGGAGATGAGTCTGGACAGGCGGCACAGGCACCAAATCCCGAAG TATGCCCATCCACCTGATAGGAGGTCAATGCCTGCAGGAATTCCAGTCCAGACGATCACTGCTCAGTCTCTCCAAGGCAAAAGT CCTGAGGAACTGACTTTGCTTCTGATAAAGCTGCGTCGGCAGCAGGCAGAGCTAAACAGTGTCCGGGAGCACACTCTCGCACAGCTTACGCAACTTAACATGGATGGCGACAACCCAAAg AATGATGCTCTGTCCCATCATCTCCAAAGGACTCTAATGTATTTGGACAATCAG ATGAAGAAAAATGACCCTTTAATCGTCATGACTCACACTTTGATTGAGAactcggccccaaggcctcaaCTTTACCAGCAA CTAAATCCAGAAGACCCTAAAGAACACACCTACCTGCCAGAAGAGGGGGACATTGAT ACCAAACTTAGCCGATTGTGTGAACAGGATAAAGTGGTGAGGACACACGAGGACAACCTGCAGCAGCTGTATAGAGAAAAG CATACTTTGGAGACAGCGCTGCTGTCGGCCAGCCAGGAGATAGAATTGGGCTCAGACGACCCGGCTGCCATGCAGAGTGTCATCCAACAGAGAGACTTACTGCAGAGCGGCTTGCTCAGCACCTGCAGAGAGCTCACCCGCGTCACAACT GAGTTGGAGCGGTCATGGCGCGAGTATGACCACTTAGAAGGAGCTGTCATTCTTGCAAAAAGCAACCTGCTGGAGCAGCTCGAAGCACTGGGAAGCCCACAG ACTGAACCTCCCAGCCAGCAGCACGTGCACATCCAGAAAGAGCTGTGGCGGATCCAAGATGTAATGGAGGTCCTCAATAAACATAAAGAGCAGAGGAACACTGATGGCTCCATGACCTTGTATGGGCCCAACCTCGGCATGCAGAAAACAGAG GAGGACTCTGTACCCCCACGGCCACCTTTGCCCCAGTCATATGAGCCCAACCCCCCCGCAATTCCCCCTCATGCCGGAGTTCGCTCAGCATCCCTCCACAGGCCGGAAGACAGGAAGACCAATCAGAAGAATGGCACACACAGC GGGCCAGACTACCGACTGTACAAGAGTGAACCAGAGCTCACCACGGTAGCTGAAGTGGATGAGAGCAATGGAGAGGACAGGACTGAACACCCACCTGCCCATATCCCAAACAAAG GGCTGTCCTACCCAGTAGGCATTGTTCCACCTAGAACCAAATCCCCAGTGCCTGAATCATCCTCCATCGCCTCATATGTTACTCTAAGGAAGAGTAAGAAGCCTGACTCCAGAATG GAGCGTCCTCACAGCGCTATGGAGCATCAGCTGGAGAGCGGCCGGCCCAGGATGAGCGTGGAGGAGCAGCTGGAGAGGATTCGCCGCCACCAGCAGGGTGCCctcaaggagaagaaaaagggcGTTCGCATTCGCGGTAGCAGCGAGGAGAACGTGCTGTCCCGCAGCAATTCGTTTACTAAGGACAGCCATTCACGCAATGTGCAG TCTCAAATGAGGCGTAGAGAAGATGTGATGAGCACTGACATCCTGGAGCTCGAGGCCTCACTCAGGCAGCAAGAGGTGGTGAGGGAGCAGGAGACGCCCGCCGAGGAAATCGCACGTCTCAAAGATGCCTCAAATTCAGACCGCTTTAATGTGGTTCGGGAA TTGTCTGTGCCTGACAAAGTGATTATCCCTGAACGGTATGTGGAGTCGGACCCGGAGGAGGCGCTTAGCCCGGAGCAGGAGGCTGACAAGCAGAGGAAAGTTGACCGCATCAAAGCTCTCATAGCCAAAAACAG CATGCAGAACACGATGCCTGCCGTAGCGTTAAGCCCAGTGGAGATTGAGGAGGAGATTACCATCCAAGAGAAAGAGAAGATGATCAATATCTCTTACGAGCTTGCAGCAGAGGCCTCCAAACGTAGCAAGCTGGTGGCAG TGAAAAGCCCGTCACCATCTTCCCCAACCCTCCCGCCATCTCCTAACACCCCGCCTCAGCTCGCTGACGGTTCTCACTTCATGTGTGTGTAG
- the LOC127598035 gene encoding pleckstrin homology domain-containing family A member 5-like isoform X3, translating into MAADLQPEWISGLPSSWSYGLTRDGRVFFVNEEAKSTTWLHPLSGEAVITGHRKTPDLPIGWEEGYTFEGARCFINHNERKVTCKHPVSGSPSQDNCIFVINEHVYCGKMFHPARSRSAGKVPVNEKKEQPRSTMSEASNNTGGTDCAGNQSGAAARASRLPKKLHNFGKRSNSIRRNPSAPVIKRDWLYKQDSTGMKLWKKRWFVLSDLCLFYYRDEKEEGILGSILLPSFHISMLSVDDHITRKYAFKATHPNMRTYYFCTDTAKDMESWMKVMTDAALVHSDPVKRLDKLKVEQCGPYEVNHVANHKPPLTQPEIENNERNREADREHMPEEDRKKRDAERYGFQKDGADPNHPLTKINSIKMQPAQAPAITVKLAMPRSSTEIDGSHQSPQVNGAGEPRPADYTGVPPQRSPNYERERTLSRTSSMQQLEQWVRTQRGRAPDDDTRSIASYQTLPRKMPNHRMPHVPHYGDGYRSMPRNSMAQRDSICSMSPSLYDQTLGPAMADQCRSVRSDTMWQLYEWQQRQAYARPPGMYGHMASPKTMINLSEHAASTYSIPPSPSHGSLSMYGGYPQPRSYNMSSARSEIASPIYQREMSLDRRHRHQIPKYAHPPDRRSMPAGIPVQTITAQSLQGKSPEELTLLLIKLRRQQAELNSVREHTLAQLTQLNMDGDNPKNDALSHHLQRTLMYLDNQMKKNDPLIVMTHTLIENSAPRPQLYQQLNPEDPKEHTYLPEEGDIDTKLSRLCEQDKVVRTHEDNLQQLYREKHTLETALLSASQEIELGSDDPAAMQSVIQQRDLLQSGLLSTCRELTRVTTELERSWREYDHLEGAVILAKSNLLEQLEALGSPQTEPPSQQHVHIQKELWRIQDVMEVLNKHKEQRNTDGSMTLYGPNLGMQKTEEDSVPPRPPLPQSYEPNPPAIPPHAGVRSASLHRPEDRKTNQKNGTHSGPDYRLYKSEPELTTVAEVDESNGEDRTEHPPAHIPNKGLSYPVGIVPPRTKSPVPESSSIASYVTLRKSKKPDSRMERPHSAMEHQLESGRPRMSVEEQLERIRRHQQGALKEKKKGVRIRGSSEENVLSRSNSFTKDSHSRNVQSQMRRREDVMSTDILELEASLRQQEVVREQETPAEEIARLKDASNSDRFNVVRELSVPDKVIIPERYVESDPEEALSPEQEADKQRKVDRIKALIAKNSMQNTMPAVALSPVEIEEEITIQEKEKMINISYELAAEASKRSKLVAAQALASVKTYT; encoded by the exons ATCTGCCGGCAAAGTTCCAGTGAATGAAAAGAAGGAACAGCCAAGAAGCACCATGAGCGAGGCCTCCAACAACACGGGTGGCACGGACTGTGCCGGAAACCAATCCGGCGCAGCAGCAAGG GCATCAAGACTGCCTAAAAAACTTCATAATTTTGGAAAGAGATCAAATTCTATCAGGAGGAATCCCAGCGCTCCCGTTATAAAGAGGGACTGGCTTTATAAGCAg GACAGCACCGGGATGAAGCTGTGGAAAAAGCGATGGTTTGTGCTGTCAGACTTGTGTCTCTTCTATTACAGAG aTGAAAAAGAGGAAGGGATACTTGGCAGCATCCTGCTTCCAAGCTTTCATATATCCATGCTGTCTGTTGATGATCACATCACCAGAAAGTACGCCTTCAAG GCAACACATCCCAACATGCGAACATACTACTTTTGCACGGACACAGCCAAAGACATGGAGTCCTGGATGAAAGTGATGACGGATGCCGCACTTGTGCATTCCGACCCTGTCAAAAG GTTGGACAAACTAAAAGTGGAACAGTGTGGCCCTTATGAGGTTAATCACGTGGCCAATCACAAGCCACCGTTAACACAGCCCGAAATTGAGAACAATGAGCGCAACCGCGAGGCGGACCGCGAGCATATGCCGGAAGAGGACAGGAAAAAGCGAGATGCCGAGCGCTATGGCTTCCAGAAAGATGGCGCCGACCCCAATCACCCCCTCACCAAGATCAACAGTATCAAAATGCAGCCAGCCCAAGCACCAGCGATCACGGTCAAGCTCGCAATGCCACGCAGCTCGACAGAGATTGATGGCTCACACCAGAGCCCCCAAGTCAACGGAGCTGGTGAACCCAGGCCAGCTGACTACACTGGAGTTCCTCCTCAACGAAGTCCAAACTACGAGCGGGAACGGACTTTGAGTAGGACAAGCTCGATGCAGCAACTGGAGCAGTGGGTTCGCACGCAAAGAGGACGCGCCCCAGATGATGACACCAGGAG CATCGCATCGTACCAGACACTCCCTAGAAAAATGCCAAATCATCGGATGCCCCATGTGCCTCATTATGGCGACGGTTACCGCAGCATGCCCAGAAATAGCATGGCACAGCGGGACAGCATCTGCAGCATGTCGCCGTCGTTGTACGACCAAACCTTGGGGCCAGCGATGGCTGACCAGTGCCGCTCCGTGCGCTCGGACACCATGTGGCAGCTATACGAGTGGCAGCAAAGACAGGCCTACGCCAGACCGCCGGGGATGTACGGCCACATGGCCAGCCCCAAAACCATGATCAACCTTTCAGAGCATGCTGCGTCGACCTACTCCATCCCACCTTCGCCTTCCCACGGTTCATTGTCAATGTATGGCGGTTACCCTCAACCACGATCATACAACATGAGCAGTGCCCGGTCTGAGATCGCTTCCCCCATCTACCAAAGGGAGATGAGTCTGGACAGGCGGCACAGGCACCAAATCCCGAAG TATGCCCATCCACCTGATAGGAGGTCAATGCCTGCAGGAATTCCAGTCCAGACGATCACTGCTCAGTCTCTCCAAGGCAAAAGT CCTGAGGAACTGACTTTGCTTCTGATAAAGCTGCGTCGGCAGCAGGCAGAGCTAAACAGTGTCCGGGAGCACACTCTCGCACAGCTTACGCAACTTAACATGGATGGCGACAACCCAAAg AATGATGCTCTGTCCCATCATCTCCAAAGGACTCTAATGTATTTGGACAATCAG ATGAAGAAAAATGACCCTTTAATCGTCATGACTCACACTTTGATTGAGAactcggccccaaggcctcaaCTTTACCAGCAA CTAAATCCAGAAGACCCTAAAGAACACACCTACCTGCCAGAAGAGGGGGACATTGAT ACCAAACTTAGCCGATTGTGTGAACAGGATAAAGTGGTGAGGACACACGAGGACAACCTGCAGCAGCTGTATAGAGAAAAG CATACTTTGGAGACAGCGCTGCTGTCGGCCAGCCAGGAGATAGAATTGGGCTCAGACGACCCGGCTGCCATGCAGAGTGTCATCCAACAGAGAGACTTACTGCAGAGCGGCTTGCTCAGCACCTGCAGAGAGCTCACCCGCGTCACAACT GAGTTGGAGCGGTCATGGCGCGAGTATGACCACTTAGAAGGAGCTGTCATTCTTGCAAAAAGCAACCTGCTGGAGCAGCTCGAAGCACTGGGAAGCCCACAG ACTGAACCTCCCAGCCAGCAGCACGTGCACATCCAGAAAGAGCTGTGGCGGATCCAAGATGTAATGGAGGTCCTCAATAAACATAAAGAGCAGAGGAACACTGATGGCTCCATGACCTTGTATGGGCCCAACCTCGGCATGCAGAAAACAGAG GAGGACTCTGTACCCCCACGGCCACCTTTGCCCCAGTCATATGAGCCCAACCCCCCCGCAATTCCCCCTCATGCCGGAGTTCGCTCAGCATCCCTCCACAGGCCGGAAGACAGGAAGACCAATCAGAAGAATGGCACACACAGC GGGCCAGACTACCGACTGTACAAGAGTGAACCAGAGCTCACCACGGTAGCTGAAGTGGATGAGAGCAATGGAGAGGACAGGACTGAACACCCACCTGCCCATATCCCAAACAAAG GGCTGTCCTACCCAGTAGGCATTGTTCCACCTAGAACCAAATCCCCAGTGCCTGAATCATCCTCCATCGCCTCATATGTTACTCTAAGGAAGAGTAAGAAGCCTGACTCCAGAATG GAGCGTCCTCACAGCGCTATGGAGCATCAGCTGGAGAGCGGCCGGCCCAGGATGAGCGTGGAGGAGCAGCTGGAGAGGATTCGCCGCCACCAGCAGGGTGCCctcaaggagaagaaaaagggcGTTCGCATTCGCGGTAGCAGCGAGGAGAACGTGCTGTCCCGCAGCAATTCGTTTACTAAGGACAGCCATTCACGCAATGTGCAG TCTCAAATGAGGCGTAGAGAAGATGTGATGAGCACTGACATCCTGGAGCTCGAGGCCTCACTCAGGCAGCAAGAGGTGGTGAGGGAGCAGGAGACGCCCGCCGAGGAAATCGCACGTCTCAAAGATGCCTCAAATTCAGACCGCTTTAATGTGGTTCGGGAA TTGTCTGTGCCTGACAAAGTGATTATCCCTGAACGGTATGTGGAGTCGGACCCGGAGGAGGCGCTTAGCCCGGAGCAGGAGGCTGACAAGCAGAGGAAAGTTGACCGCATCAAAGCTCTCATAGCCAAAAACAG CATGCAGAACACGATGCCTGCCGTAGCGTTAAGCCCAGTGGAGATTGAGGAGGAGATTACCATCCAAGAGAAAGAGAAGATGATCAATATCTCTTACGAGCTTGCAGCAGAGGCCTCCAAACGTAGCAAGCTGGTGGCAG CACAAGCTCTGGCATCAGTCAAAACATACACATGA